One part of the Drosophila teissieri strain GT53w chromosome 3R, Prin_Dtei_1.1, whole genome shotgun sequence genome encodes these proteins:
- the LOC122619348 gene encoding SH2B adapter protein 2 isoform X1, whose product MGGNSTGANTSAFSAGGYIGPTSASSHHSLGTSSAAAAAAAAAGSDLIPAPIGTGHAMGVSSYAYGGTSWEEFCERHARVAASDFAKACITYINGNLPPEEARNIQHRSFAQKFVESFSAHYDTEFFKRRSTLKSGAGSLDFEEEHEVPKLLSKSLLRRLSFKGLRKGKISLLQAFFHKNSDDVDGSGGSGKQSKTKLAKIVVECRKEGTVNNLTPESLDQPTGSQKWEKCRLVLVKAVGGYMLEFYTPHKATKPRSGVFCFLISEARETTALEMPDRLNTFVLKADNNMEYVIEAESAEEMRSWLATIRYCMRTPPTQQPTIESDGVMASAMQTSPTNPTPNPIGGIQNPQYQQQGGSNGNLVGAPLTSSLSADSALGQGGATSASELNVINELGTTPPSGPPDIPVRPHRGEQRLSASSNFDGIDGTENDADVADLTAEMSVFPWFHGTLTRSEAARMVLHSDAAGHGYFLVRQSETRRGEFVLTFNFQGRAKHLRLTISEKGQCRVQHLWFPSIQEMLEHFRHNPIPLESGGTSDVTLTEWVHSHSRLNDPTMAANHDSGQLNDLSTNGNGNGNGNGYDNGQGSSTASNAAGGSASGAAGGGHPSPRHCNEVITMNLSVRLKTNEIELPQEPTHVYFPEQVYFHLDPTTLTVHGSPPTAQNFLDQPHLRASNASLQAAAHHPAGSASNRHPSDGGSNSGGAAGGSGSSGGAAECTGRAVDNQYSFT is encoded by the exons ATGGGTGGCAACAGCACAGGAGCGAACACGAGCGCCTTTAGCGCAGGCGGTTACATTGGGCCCACGTCGGCCAGCAGTCACCACAGCCTGGGAACTTCATccgcggcagcggcggcagcagcagcagcaggaagcgACCTGATACCCGCACCCATTGGCACGGGACACGCCATGGGTGTGTCCTCGTATGCGTACGGAGGCACCAGCTGGGAGGAGTTCTGCGAACGACACGCCCGTGTGGCTGCCTCGGATTTCGCCAAGGCCTGCATCACGTACATCAATGGCAATCTGCCGCCGGAGGAGGCGAGGAACATCCAGCATCGCAGCTTTGCCCAGAAATTTGTGGAATCCTTCTCGGCGCACTATGACACGGAGTTCTTCAAGCGGAGGAGCACTCTGAAATCAGGAGCGGGTTCGCTGGACTTTGAGGAGGAGCACGAGGTGCCGAAGCTGCTCTCAAAGTCTCTACTCAGACGACTATCATTCAAAGGACTGCGCAAGGGCAAG ATTTCTCTGCTGCAGGCCTTCTTCCACAAGAACTCGGATGATGTGGAcggcagcggtggcagcggcaAGCAGAGCAAGACGAAGCTGGCGAAGATCGTTGTGGAGTGCCGCAAGGAGGGCACCGTGAACAACCTGACGCCGGAGAGTCTGGATCAACCGACGGGCTCCCAAAAGTGGGAGAAGTGCCGACTGGTGTTGGTCAAGGCAGTGGGCGGCTACATGCTGGAGTTTTACACACCTCACAAGGCGACGAAGCCGCGCAGTGGAGTCTTTTGTTTCCTCATCTCGGAGGCGCGCGAAACCACGGCTCTGGAGATGCCGGACAGGCTGAACACGTTCGTCCTGAAGGCGGACAACAACATGGAGTATGTGATTGAGGCGGAGAGCGCTGAGGAGATGCGTAGTTGGCTAGCCACTATACGCTACTGCATGCGAACGCCACCCACTCAGCAGCCCACGATCGAGTCGGACGGTGTGATGGCGTCCGCCATGCAAACATCGCCGACAAATCCGACTCCCAATCCCATTGGCGGCATTCAGAATCCCCAGTACCAGCAGCAGGGCGGCTCCAATGGCAATCTGGTTGGAGCTCCGCTCACCTCATCTCTATCTGCAGACAGTGCTTTGGGCCAGGGAGGAGCCACATCTGCCAGCGAACTAAATGTCATCAACGAATTGGGCACCACACCGCCCTCGGGGCCACCAGATATACCTGTGCGACCCCATCGGGGAGAACAGCGCCTGTCCGCCTCCAGCAACTTCGACGGCATCGATGGCACCGAAAACGATGCAGATGTGGCGGATCTGACGGCTGAAATGAGCGTGTTTCCCTGGTTCCACGGCACACTGACGCGATCGGAAGCTGCGCGAATGGTCCTGCATTCGGATGCGGCCGGACATGGATACTTTTTGGTGCGACAGAGCGAAACGCGCCGCGGTGAGTTCGTCCTGACCTTTAACTTCCAAGGGCGGGCGAAGCATTTGCGGCTCACCATCTCGGAGAAGGGTCAGTGTCGTGTGCAGCACCTGTGGTTTCCCTCGATCCAGGAAATGCTCGAACACTTCCGCCACAACCCAATACCCCTGGAATCGGGCGGCACTTCGGATGTGACTCTAACCGAATGGGTGCACTCACACAGCAGACTGAATGATCCGACGATGGCAGCAAATCATGACTCAGGACAACTCAACGATCTTTCCAcgaatggcaatggaaatggaaacggcaATGGCTACGATAATGGCCAGGGATCATCGACGGCATCGAATGCGGCCGGAGGAAGTGCATCGGGAGCTGCTGGCGGTGGCCATCCGTCGCCGAGACAT TGCAACGAAGTGATTACCATGAATCTGAGTGTTCGCCTAAAGACAAATGAAATCGAACTGCCACAGGAGCCAACACACGTCTATTTTCCGGAGCAAGTCTATTTCCATTTGGATCCCACAACGCTAACAGTGCACGGATCACCGCCAACGGCCCAGAATTTCCTGGACCAGCCACATCTGCGGGCCTCGAACGCCTCCCTTCAGGCAGCTGCCCATCATCCGGCGGGCTCCGCCAGCAACCGGCATCCCAGCGAtggtggcagcaacagcggcggagcagcaggtggATCGGGATCCAGTGGGGGAGCCGCCGAATGCACCGGACGGGCCGTCGATAATCAGTACAGCTTCACCTAA
- the LOC122619348 gene encoding SH2B adapter protein 2 isoform X2, whose product MGGNSTGANTSAFSAGGYIGPTSASSHHSLGTSSAAAAAAAAAGSDLIPAPIGTGHAMGVSSYAYGGTSWEEFCERHARVAASDFAKACITYINGNLPPEEARNIQHRSFAQKFVESFSAHYDTEFFKRRSTLKSGAGSLDFEEEHEVPKLLSKSLLRRLSFKGLRKGKAFFHKNSDDVDGSGGSGKQSKTKLAKIVVECRKEGTVNNLTPESLDQPTGSQKWEKCRLVLVKAVGGYMLEFYTPHKATKPRSGVFCFLISEARETTALEMPDRLNTFVLKADNNMEYVIEAESAEEMRSWLATIRYCMRTPPTQQPTIESDGVMASAMQTSPTNPTPNPIGGIQNPQYQQQGGSNGNLVGAPLTSSLSADSALGQGGATSASELNVINELGTTPPSGPPDIPVRPHRGEQRLSASSNFDGIDGTENDADVADLTAEMSVFPWFHGTLTRSEAARMVLHSDAAGHGYFLVRQSETRRGEFVLTFNFQGRAKHLRLTISEKGQCRVQHLWFPSIQEMLEHFRHNPIPLESGGTSDVTLTEWVHSHSRLNDPTMAANHDSGQLNDLSTNGNGNGNGNGYDNGQGSSTASNAAGGSASGAAGGGHPSPRHCNEVITMNLSVRLKTNEIELPQEPTHVYFPEQVYFHLDPTTLTVHGSPPTAQNFLDQPHLRASNASLQAAAHHPAGSASNRHPSDGGSNSGGAAGGSGSSGGAAECTGRAVDNQYSFT is encoded by the exons ATGGGTGGCAACAGCACAGGAGCGAACACGAGCGCCTTTAGCGCAGGCGGTTACATTGGGCCCACGTCGGCCAGCAGTCACCACAGCCTGGGAACTTCATccgcggcagcggcggcagcagcagcagcaggaagcgACCTGATACCCGCACCCATTGGCACGGGACACGCCATGGGTGTGTCCTCGTATGCGTACGGAGGCACCAGCTGGGAGGAGTTCTGCGAACGACACGCCCGTGTGGCTGCCTCGGATTTCGCCAAGGCCTGCATCACGTACATCAATGGCAATCTGCCGCCGGAGGAGGCGAGGAACATCCAGCATCGCAGCTTTGCCCAGAAATTTGTGGAATCCTTCTCGGCGCACTATGACACGGAGTTCTTCAAGCGGAGGAGCACTCTGAAATCAGGAGCGGGTTCGCTGGACTTTGAGGAGGAGCACGAGGTGCCGAAGCTGCTCTCAAAGTCTCTACTCAGACGACTATCATTCAAAGGACTGCGCAAGGGCAAG GCCTTCTTCCACAAGAACTCGGATGATGTGGAcggcagcggtggcagcggcaAGCAGAGCAAGACGAAGCTGGCGAAGATCGTTGTGGAGTGCCGCAAGGAGGGCACCGTGAACAACCTGACGCCGGAGAGTCTGGATCAACCGACGGGCTCCCAAAAGTGGGAGAAGTGCCGACTGGTGTTGGTCAAGGCAGTGGGCGGCTACATGCTGGAGTTTTACACACCTCACAAGGCGACGAAGCCGCGCAGTGGAGTCTTTTGTTTCCTCATCTCGGAGGCGCGCGAAACCACGGCTCTGGAGATGCCGGACAGGCTGAACACGTTCGTCCTGAAGGCGGACAACAACATGGAGTATGTGATTGAGGCGGAGAGCGCTGAGGAGATGCGTAGTTGGCTAGCCACTATACGCTACTGCATGCGAACGCCACCCACTCAGCAGCCCACGATCGAGTCGGACGGTGTGATGGCGTCCGCCATGCAAACATCGCCGACAAATCCGACTCCCAATCCCATTGGCGGCATTCAGAATCCCCAGTACCAGCAGCAGGGCGGCTCCAATGGCAATCTGGTTGGAGCTCCGCTCACCTCATCTCTATCTGCAGACAGTGCTTTGGGCCAGGGAGGAGCCACATCTGCCAGCGAACTAAATGTCATCAACGAATTGGGCACCACACCGCCCTCGGGGCCACCAGATATACCTGTGCGACCCCATCGGGGAGAACAGCGCCTGTCCGCCTCCAGCAACTTCGACGGCATCGATGGCACCGAAAACGATGCAGATGTGGCGGATCTGACGGCTGAAATGAGCGTGTTTCCCTGGTTCCACGGCACACTGACGCGATCGGAAGCTGCGCGAATGGTCCTGCATTCGGATGCGGCCGGACATGGATACTTTTTGGTGCGACAGAGCGAAACGCGCCGCGGTGAGTTCGTCCTGACCTTTAACTTCCAAGGGCGGGCGAAGCATTTGCGGCTCACCATCTCGGAGAAGGGTCAGTGTCGTGTGCAGCACCTGTGGTTTCCCTCGATCCAGGAAATGCTCGAACACTTCCGCCACAACCCAATACCCCTGGAATCGGGCGGCACTTCGGATGTGACTCTAACCGAATGGGTGCACTCACACAGCAGACTGAATGATCCGACGATGGCAGCAAATCATGACTCAGGACAACTCAACGATCTTTCCAcgaatggcaatggaaatggaaacggcaATGGCTACGATAATGGCCAGGGATCATCGACGGCATCGAATGCGGCCGGAGGAAGTGCATCGGGAGCTGCTGGCGGTGGCCATCCGTCGCCGAGACAT TGCAACGAAGTGATTACCATGAATCTGAGTGTTCGCCTAAAGACAAATGAAATCGAACTGCCACAGGAGCCAACACACGTCTATTTTCCGGAGCAAGTCTATTTCCATTTGGATCCCACAACGCTAACAGTGCACGGATCACCGCCAACGGCCCAGAATTTCCTGGACCAGCCACATCTGCGGGCCTCGAACGCCTCCCTTCAGGCAGCTGCCCATCATCCGGCGGGCTCCGCCAGCAACCGGCATCCCAGCGAtggtggcagcaacagcggcggagcagcaggtggATCGGGATCCAGTGGGGGAGCCGCCGAATGCACCGGACGGGCCGTCGATAATCAGTACAGCTTCACCTAA
- the LOC122619348 gene encoding SH2B adapter protein 2 isoform X3 translates to MGGNSTGANTSAFSAGGYIGPTSASSHHSLGTSSAAAAAAAAAGSDLIPAPIGTGHAMGVSSYAYGGTSWEEFCERHARVAASDFAKACITYINGNLPPEEARNIQHRSFAQKFVESFSAHYDTEFFKRRSTLKSGAGSLDFEEEHEVPKLLSKSLLRRLSFKGLRKGKISLLQAFFHKNSDDVDGSGGSGKQSKTKLAKIVVECRKEGTVNNLTPESLDQPTGSQKWEKCRLVLVKAVGGYMLEFYTPHKATKPRSGVFCFLISEARETTALEMPDRLNTFVLKADNNMEYVIEAESAEEMRSWLATIRYCMRTPPTQQPTIESDGVMASAMQTSPTNPTPNPIGGIQNPQYQQQGGSNGNLVGAPLTSSLSADSALGQGGATSASELNVINELGTTPPSGPPDIPVRPHRGEQRLSASSNFDGIDGTENDADVADLTAEMSVFPWFHGTLTRSEAARMVLHSDAAGHGYFLVRQSETRRGEFVLTFNFQGRAKHLRLTISEKGQCRVQHLWFPSIQEMLEHFRHNPIPLESGGTSDVTLTEWVHSHSRLNDPTMAANHDSGQLNDLSTNGNGNGNGNGYDNGQGSSTASNAAGGSASGAAGGGHPSPRHVR, encoded by the exons ATGGGTGGCAACAGCACAGGAGCGAACACGAGCGCCTTTAGCGCAGGCGGTTACATTGGGCCCACGTCGGCCAGCAGTCACCACAGCCTGGGAACTTCATccgcggcagcggcggcagcagcagcagcaggaagcgACCTGATACCCGCACCCATTGGCACGGGACACGCCATGGGTGTGTCCTCGTATGCGTACGGAGGCACCAGCTGGGAGGAGTTCTGCGAACGACACGCCCGTGTGGCTGCCTCGGATTTCGCCAAGGCCTGCATCACGTACATCAATGGCAATCTGCCGCCGGAGGAGGCGAGGAACATCCAGCATCGCAGCTTTGCCCAGAAATTTGTGGAATCCTTCTCGGCGCACTATGACACGGAGTTCTTCAAGCGGAGGAGCACTCTGAAATCAGGAGCGGGTTCGCTGGACTTTGAGGAGGAGCACGAGGTGCCGAAGCTGCTCTCAAAGTCTCTACTCAGACGACTATCATTCAAAGGACTGCGCAAGGGCAAG ATTTCTCTGCTGCAGGCCTTCTTCCACAAGAACTCGGATGATGTGGAcggcagcggtggcagcggcaAGCAGAGCAAGACGAAGCTGGCGAAGATCGTTGTGGAGTGCCGCAAGGAGGGCACCGTGAACAACCTGACGCCGGAGAGTCTGGATCAACCGACGGGCTCCCAAAAGTGGGAGAAGTGCCGACTGGTGTTGGTCAAGGCAGTGGGCGGCTACATGCTGGAGTTTTACACACCTCACAAGGCGACGAAGCCGCGCAGTGGAGTCTTTTGTTTCCTCATCTCGGAGGCGCGCGAAACCACGGCTCTGGAGATGCCGGACAGGCTGAACACGTTCGTCCTGAAGGCGGACAACAACATGGAGTATGTGATTGAGGCGGAGAGCGCTGAGGAGATGCGTAGTTGGCTAGCCACTATACGCTACTGCATGCGAACGCCACCCACTCAGCAGCCCACGATCGAGTCGGACGGTGTGATGGCGTCCGCCATGCAAACATCGCCGACAAATCCGACTCCCAATCCCATTGGCGGCATTCAGAATCCCCAGTACCAGCAGCAGGGCGGCTCCAATGGCAATCTGGTTGGAGCTCCGCTCACCTCATCTCTATCTGCAGACAGTGCTTTGGGCCAGGGAGGAGCCACATCTGCCAGCGAACTAAATGTCATCAACGAATTGGGCACCACACCGCCCTCGGGGCCACCAGATATACCTGTGCGACCCCATCGGGGAGAACAGCGCCTGTCCGCCTCCAGCAACTTCGACGGCATCGATGGCACCGAAAACGATGCAGATGTGGCGGATCTGACGGCTGAAATGAGCGTGTTTCCCTGGTTCCACGGCACACTGACGCGATCGGAAGCTGCGCGAATGGTCCTGCATTCGGATGCGGCCGGACATGGATACTTTTTGGTGCGACAGAGCGAAACGCGCCGCGGTGAGTTCGTCCTGACCTTTAACTTCCAAGGGCGGGCGAAGCATTTGCGGCTCACCATCTCGGAGAAGGGTCAGTGTCGTGTGCAGCACCTGTGGTTTCCCTCGATCCAGGAAATGCTCGAACACTTCCGCCACAACCCAATACCCCTGGAATCGGGCGGCACTTCGGATGTGACTCTAACCGAATGGGTGCACTCACACAGCAGACTGAATGATCCGACGATGGCAGCAAATCATGACTCAGGACAACTCAACGATCTTTCCAcgaatggcaatggaaatggaaacggcaATGGCTACGATAATGGCCAGGGATCATCGACGGCATCGAATGCGGCCGGAGGAAGTGCATCGGGAGCTGCTGGCGGTGGCCATCCGTCGCCGAGACATGTGAGATAG
- the LOC122619348 gene encoding SH2B adapter protein 1 isoform X4 has protein sequence MGGNSTGANTSAFSAGGYIGPTSASSHHSLGTSSAAAAAAAAAGSDLIPAPIGTGHAMGVSSYAYGGTSWEEFCERHARVAASDFAKACITYINGNLPPEEARNIQHRSFAQKFVESFSAHYDTEFFKRRSTLKSGAGSLDFEEEHEVPKLLSKSLLRRLSFKGLRKGKAFFHKNSDDVDGSGGSGKQSKTKLAKIVVECRKEGTVNNLTPESLDQPTGSQKWEKCRLVLVKAVGGYMLEFYTPHKATKPRSGVFCFLISEARETTALEMPDRLNTFVLKADNNMEYVIEAESAEEMRSWLATIRYCMRTPPTQQPTIESDGVMASAMQTSPTNPTPNPIGGIQNPQYQQQGGSNGNLVGAPLTSSLSADSALGQGGATSASELNVINELGTTPPSGPPDIPVRPHRGEQRLSASSNFDGIDGTENDADVADLTAEMSVFPWFHGTLTRSEAARMVLHSDAAGHGYFLVRQSETRRGEFVLTFNFQGRAKHLRLTISEKGQCRVQHLWFPSIQEMLEHFRHNPIPLESGGTSDVTLTEWVHSHSRLNDPTMAANHDSGQLNDLSTNGNGNGNGNGYDNGQGSSTASNAAGGSASGAAGGGHPSPRHVR, from the exons ATGGGTGGCAACAGCACAGGAGCGAACACGAGCGCCTTTAGCGCAGGCGGTTACATTGGGCCCACGTCGGCCAGCAGTCACCACAGCCTGGGAACTTCATccgcggcagcggcggcagcagcagcagcaggaagcgACCTGATACCCGCACCCATTGGCACGGGACACGCCATGGGTGTGTCCTCGTATGCGTACGGAGGCACCAGCTGGGAGGAGTTCTGCGAACGACACGCCCGTGTGGCTGCCTCGGATTTCGCCAAGGCCTGCATCACGTACATCAATGGCAATCTGCCGCCGGAGGAGGCGAGGAACATCCAGCATCGCAGCTTTGCCCAGAAATTTGTGGAATCCTTCTCGGCGCACTATGACACGGAGTTCTTCAAGCGGAGGAGCACTCTGAAATCAGGAGCGGGTTCGCTGGACTTTGAGGAGGAGCACGAGGTGCCGAAGCTGCTCTCAAAGTCTCTACTCAGACGACTATCATTCAAAGGACTGCGCAAGGGCAAG GCCTTCTTCCACAAGAACTCGGATGATGTGGAcggcagcggtggcagcggcaAGCAGAGCAAGACGAAGCTGGCGAAGATCGTTGTGGAGTGCCGCAAGGAGGGCACCGTGAACAACCTGACGCCGGAGAGTCTGGATCAACCGACGGGCTCCCAAAAGTGGGAGAAGTGCCGACTGGTGTTGGTCAAGGCAGTGGGCGGCTACATGCTGGAGTTTTACACACCTCACAAGGCGACGAAGCCGCGCAGTGGAGTCTTTTGTTTCCTCATCTCGGAGGCGCGCGAAACCACGGCTCTGGAGATGCCGGACAGGCTGAACACGTTCGTCCTGAAGGCGGACAACAACATGGAGTATGTGATTGAGGCGGAGAGCGCTGAGGAGATGCGTAGTTGGCTAGCCACTATACGCTACTGCATGCGAACGCCACCCACTCAGCAGCCCACGATCGAGTCGGACGGTGTGATGGCGTCCGCCATGCAAACATCGCCGACAAATCCGACTCCCAATCCCATTGGCGGCATTCAGAATCCCCAGTACCAGCAGCAGGGCGGCTCCAATGGCAATCTGGTTGGAGCTCCGCTCACCTCATCTCTATCTGCAGACAGTGCTTTGGGCCAGGGAGGAGCCACATCTGCCAGCGAACTAAATGTCATCAACGAATTGGGCACCACACCGCCCTCGGGGCCACCAGATATACCTGTGCGACCCCATCGGGGAGAACAGCGCCTGTCCGCCTCCAGCAACTTCGACGGCATCGATGGCACCGAAAACGATGCAGATGTGGCGGATCTGACGGCTGAAATGAGCGTGTTTCCCTGGTTCCACGGCACACTGACGCGATCGGAAGCTGCGCGAATGGTCCTGCATTCGGATGCGGCCGGACATGGATACTTTTTGGTGCGACAGAGCGAAACGCGCCGCGGTGAGTTCGTCCTGACCTTTAACTTCCAAGGGCGGGCGAAGCATTTGCGGCTCACCATCTCGGAGAAGGGTCAGTGTCGTGTGCAGCACCTGTGGTTTCCCTCGATCCAGGAAATGCTCGAACACTTCCGCCACAACCCAATACCCCTGGAATCGGGCGGCACTTCGGATGTGACTCTAACCGAATGGGTGCACTCACACAGCAGACTGAATGATCCGACGATGGCAGCAAATCATGACTCAGGACAACTCAACGATCTTTCCAcgaatggcaatggaaatggaaacggcaATGGCTACGATAATGGCCAGGGATCATCGACGGCATCGAATGCGGCCGGAGGAAGTGCATCGGGAGCTGCTGGCGGTGGCCATCCGTCGCCGAGACATGTGAGATAG
- the LOC122619983 gene encoding signal peptide peptidase-like 3 isoform X1, which produces MSHGGAGGGLGAQTVGAGQLGGGAAAAGGGEYRELHWTVSSVMDSSRVSTCLISMLLIVYGSFRSLNIEQEAREREQKKRNESMTNLLTGEPVEKEPNLYFTADKFATLDTMHALCLPLGASISLLIMFFFFDSMQLLFAVCTAIIATVALAFLLLPMCQYIIRPCTDGKRFSFGFCGRFTAAELFSFTLSVSIVCIWVLTGHWLLMDAMGMGLCVAFIAFVRLPSLKVSTLLLTGLLIYDVFWVFLSSYIFSTNVMVKVATRPADNPVGIVARKLHLGGIVRDTPKLNLPGKLVFPSLHNTGHFSMLGLGDVVMPGLLLCFVLRYDAYKKAQGVTSDPTLSPPRGVGSRLTYFHCSLLGYFLGLLTATVSSEVFKAAQPALLYLVPFTLLPLLLMAYLKGDLRRMWSEPFIAQQPSKQLEV; this is translated from the exons ATGTCGCACGGTGGAGCCGGTGGCGGTCTGGGAGCTCAAACTGTTGGAGCCGGCCAACTTGGAGGCGGTGCAGCGGCAGCTGGCGGTGGAGAATACCGCGAACTCCACTGGACGGTCTCAAGCGTAATGGACTCGTCTCGGGTCTCCACCTGCCTCATATCGATGCTGCTCATAGTCTATGGCAGCTTTCGATCCTTGAACATCGAGCAGGAGGCCCGCGAGCGGGAGCAAAAGAAGCGTAATGAATCGATGACCAATCTGCTGACCGGCGAGCCCGTCGAGAAGGAACCAA ATCTGTATTTCACAGCGGATAAATTCGCCACTCTGGACACGATGCATGCCCTGTGTTTGCCCCTCGGAGCTTCCATCTCACTGCTCATCATGTTCTTCTTTTTCGACTCGATGCAGCTGCTCTTCGCCGTCTGCACAGCGA TTATAGCCACCGTGGCGCTGGcctttctgctgctgcccatGTGCCAGTACATCATCAGGCCATGCACGGATGGAAAGCGATTCTCCTTCGGATTCTGCGGTCGCTTCACAGCCGCGGAGCTCTTCAGCTTTACGCTTTCGGTATCGATTGTGTGCATTTGGGTGCTCACTGGCCACTGGCTGCTAATGGATG CAATGGGCATGGGCCTTTGTGTGGCATTCATTGCGTTTGTGCGTCTACCCAGCCTTAAGGTGTCCACGCTGCTGTTGACCGGCCTGCTCATCTACGACGTCTTCTGGGTATTCCTCTCCTCGTACATCTTCAGCACCAACGTGATGGTCAAGGTGGCCACGCGACCCGCCGATAATCCCGTGGGCATCGTGGCCAGAAAGTTGCATTTGGGCGGCATTGTGCGGGACACACCAAAGCTGAATCTGCCCGGAAAGCTTGTTTTCCCCAGCCTCCACAATACGGGCCACTTCTCCATGCTGGGGCTGGGTGATGTGGTAATGCCGGGCCTGTTGCTGTGCTTCGTCTTGCGGTATGATGCGTACAAAAAGGCGCAGGGCGTCACATCGGATCCCACATTGTCACCGCCCAGGGGAGTTGGCTCCCGGTTGACATACTTTCATTGTTCCTTATTGGG TTATTTCTTGGGCCTGCTTACAGCGACGGTCAGCTCCGAGGTTTTCAAGGCGGCCCAGCCAGCGCTGCTGTATCTAGTGCCCTTTACGTTATTGCCGCTCTTGCTGATGGCCTATCTGAAG GGCGACCTGCGGCGCATGTGGAGCGAGCCGTTTATCGCGCAACAACCATCAAAACAACTGGAAGTCTGA
- the LOC122619983 gene encoding signal peptide peptidase-like 3 isoform X2: MSHGGAGGGLGAQTVGAGQLGGGAAAAGGGEYRELHWTVSSVMDSSRVSTCLISMLLIVYGSFRSLNIEQEAREREQKKRNESMTNLLTGEPVEKEPTDKFATLDTMHALCLPLGASISLLIMFFFFDSMQLLFAVCTAIIATVALAFLLLPMCQYIIRPCTDGKRFSFGFCGRFTAAELFSFTLSVSIVCIWVLTGHWLLMDAMGMGLCVAFIAFVRLPSLKVSTLLLTGLLIYDVFWVFLSSYIFSTNVMVKVATRPADNPVGIVARKLHLGGIVRDTPKLNLPGKLVFPSLHNTGHFSMLGLGDVVMPGLLLCFVLRYDAYKKAQGVTSDPTLSPPRGVGSRLTYFHCSLLGYFLGLLTATVSSEVFKAAQPALLYLVPFTLLPLLLMAYLKGDLRRMWSEPFIAQQPSKQLEV; encoded by the exons ATGTCGCACGGTGGAGCCGGTGGCGGTCTGGGAGCTCAAACTGTTGGAGCCGGCCAACTTGGAGGCGGTGCAGCGGCAGCTGGCGGTGGAGAATACCGCGAACTCCACTGGACGGTCTCAAGCGTAATGGACTCGTCTCGGGTCTCCACCTGCCTCATATCGATGCTGCTCATAGTCTATGGCAGCTTTCGATCCTTGAACATCGAGCAGGAGGCCCGCGAGCGGGAGCAAAAGAAGCGTAATGAATCGATGACCAATCTGCTGACCGGCGAGCCCGTCGAGAAGGAACCAA CGGATAAATTCGCCACTCTGGACACGATGCATGCCCTGTGTTTGCCCCTCGGAGCTTCCATCTCACTGCTCATCATGTTCTTCTTTTTCGACTCGATGCAGCTGCTCTTCGCCGTCTGCACAGCGA TTATAGCCACCGTGGCGCTGGcctttctgctgctgcccatGTGCCAGTACATCATCAGGCCATGCACGGATGGAAAGCGATTCTCCTTCGGATTCTGCGGTCGCTTCACAGCCGCGGAGCTCTTCAGCTTTACGCTTTCGGTATCGATTGTGTGCATTTGGGTGCTCACTGGCCACTGGCTGCTAATGGATG CAATGGGCATGGGCCTTTGTGTGGCATTCATTGCGTTTGTGCGTCTACCCAGCCTTAAGGTGTCCACGCTGCTGTTGACCGGCCTGCTCATCTACGACGTCTTCTGGGTATTCCTCTCCTCGTACATCTTCAGCACCAACGTGATGGTCAAGGTGGCCACGCGACCCGCCGATAATCCCGTGGGCATCGTGGCCAGAAAGTTGCATTTGGGCGGCATTGTGCGGGACACACCAAAGCTGAATCTGCCCGGAAAGCTTGTTTTCCCCAGCCTCCACAATACGGGCCACTTCTCCATGCTGGGGCTGGGTGATGTGGTAATGCCGGGCCTGTTGCTGTGCTTCGTCTTGCGGTATGATGCGTACAAAAAGGCGCAGGGCGTCACATCGGATCCCACATTGTCACCGCCCAGGGGAGTTGGCTCCCGGTTGACATACTTTCATTGTTCCTTATTGGG TTATTTCTTGGGCCTGCTTACAGCGACGGTCAGCTCCGAGGTTTTCAAGGCGGCCCAGCCAGCGCTGCTGTATCTAGTGCCCTTTACGTTATTGCCGCTCTTGCTGATGGCCTATCTGAAG GGCGACCTGCGGCGCATGTGGAGCGAGCCGTTTATCGCGCAACAACCATCAAAACAACTGGAAGTCTGA